TTCTCGTTGAGGTAGGGCAGTAGCTTACTGTGCCGGATGGGCACCAGCACGGCGAAGGGTGCTGCCCGCAGCGCCCACGTAATGGCTGATGAGACCAGGACAGCGGCAAGAATATAGGTTGGCTCAGGCACGTCAGCGTTTCCTTCCACGGAACGGGTAGCGAAGGATGAGGAAGACGACGAACATCGTCATCGCCGCGACGAGCATGCCTTCACCGAAGACCAGGTTCCCCGCCACCGCGCATACGAGGGCGACCAGAGGGACCGGGACGCTCTTGCGGATGCGGTAGGCGTCCATGCCCAGTACGAGAAAAAACGCCGTGAGTGCGAAATCCAGACCAACCACAGTCCCCGGGATCAACGCACCGCCCAGCGAACCGGCGGTTACACCCCCTACCCATGCCACCTGGAAGCAGGCCTGGGTTGCCAGAATTCGGCGCCGGCTCAAGGTATTCGCCTCGGGGCTCGAGGTGAGGGCCCAGGCCTCATCGGTCAAGGTGAAGGTGCTGTAGACCTTGGCGGCGCGGCCATGAACGCGGTGCAGCGGAAAGGACAGTGCGTAGAAAACATGCCGGAAGTTCACCAGGAACGCTGTCGCTGCTATCGAGGCCAGCGGAGCCATCGCCACGACCATCCCCAGAATCAGAAACTCCAGCGAACCTGCGAAAATCACGGTCGCGAAGACGGGACCCCACCACCAATCCAAAGGCGACTGTGCCACCACGACACCAAAGGCCAGACCCATGGGCAGCGCCCCCAGCACTGCGGGAAGGGAAGCCCGGATTGCCAGACGGACGTCCCCAACGGCGGCAGGGCCACGGTCAATGCCGGCCCCGGGCAGTGCTGTCTGCGCCTGATTTTCGCTCATGGAGCAATAGTAGAAAAATCGGTGCAGCATATGGTTGCTAAATAGTGCCCTAAAATGGGTATATGAGCAATCAACGCGCACTGGATGGTATAGACCGGGAAATAATCGCGCAGTTGTCCAAGGATGGGCGTTTGACGAACCTCGAGTTGGCGCGCCGGGTTGGCCTTACGCCTGCTCCCTGTTTGCGCCGGGTTCAGCGGCTTGAGGAAGACGGGGCCATTGCCGGATATAAGGCTGTGATCGACCCGGTCGCGGCCGGCAGGGGATTCTGTGTGATCATGTCGGTGGAAATCACGATGACGAACCGGCAGACGGTCGAGGAATTCGAAACGGCAGTCGCAGCGTTGGATGAAGTGACCGAGGTTCGGCGCGTGTACGGAGTGCCTGACTACATCGTCCGGGTTGATGTGGCGGACGGCAATGAGTACGAACGGTTCCAAACCCAGAAGATGACGAAGTTGCCCGGTGTCCACCGCATCATCTCGCATCCCATGATGAAACTCATCAAAAGTATGGACCCAGCACCAGGCGGAAACCTCTAATAGCGGGCTGGTTCAATGAGTGTTTAGGTCCGGCGAAGCGTTCACTACCCGCTGGGCTTCAACGGAGACGCTCCCTTCTGCCGAAAGACGTCGATCCTCAGTTTTGAACGCGTTGGCGGTAACGCCGTGGGGTTTCTCCCATGTCGTTTAAAAAGTGCCGGTTGAAGTTGGACAGGTTGGTGAACCCGACTTCGTAGCAGATGTCGGAGATGGGCTTGTCACTGGTCTCCAGCAGGCGCCGGGCGTGGGCCAGGCGCAGCTTGCGCACCAGGTCACTGAAGTTCTGGCCGGTAGCGCGTCTGAAGTATTTTGAGAAGCTGGCTTCTTGCATTCCGACCATTTCCGCGGCCTCAGACAGTTTGACACTGCCGGCGTGGTTGCTGAAAACGTACTCTAAAACGAGGTCCACCACTGCGGCAGCCCGTGCATCGAGCTGTGGTCGGAACCATTCCTCCGCCAGGTAGCGGCGGTCTTCCTCGGGTGCGCGGGTAAGGACCCGGAACAGGGCGAAGAGGTGCTGCAGCCGTTCCAGTCCGGTGGAGGTGCCCATAGCCTCGATGGCGGTTGCCGCTTCCCGGGCCGAACGCCCTATAAATTCGATGCCTCGCGCGGACTGTTCCAACAGCGGTTTTACCTCCGCCATTTCAGGGACCAGCGAGGCGGCCTGGTCCACCCAATTTCCCTCGAACTGGATGACGGCGTCGCGGTTCTCCAACACTTCTCCGGGTTCGAGGTCGCTGACCCAGTCATGCGGCAGCCCGGACCCGACCAGGGAGACATGGCCCGCCTCGAAGGTGCCGATGAAGTCGCCGACGATGAACTTTCCCGTGCCCTTGCGGATCAGGTGAATCTCGTACTCGGGGTGGTAGTTCCATCGCGCCACAGGGCTGGGATAGCTGTGCTGGTGCCACCGCACCGAGTGGTTGGGATCGGGCGGGATGACCTCCCTGTTGGCCCGGAGGCCCAACAGCCTCTCAGCCAGGCGGGCCGTAGCTCCATCGGTGGCAGCCATCGTCGTCTCCGTCAGTCAAGTTGTAAGAATATGGGCATTTTTCACGCCCTGTCTCTCAGACTAGCCCCTGTCACGGATCAGGGGAGTGTCAGATTTGTATCAGAAGTTGGCAACTACGGCGCTAGTTGTGCCCTATGCCACACGCTTACTCTTGAGGAACATCAGCGGACACTAACTCTCTCGGAGCCTGTGCCCGCTTCAGTTTCCCTTCACCGGCAAAGCAGCCGGCAGGGGCAACTGTGCACCCCATGAAGAACAAAGGAGTCCTTAATGCGCTCAAAAATGCGCGCCGCCTCGCTGGCCGCCGGTGCCCTGTGCATCGCCCTGTCCGCGTCGGCCTGCTCCGGCGCCGGCGGCGGCACCACTGCCGGTGACCAGAACAGCCTCAACGTCCTGATGGTGAACAACCCCCAGATGGAGGACCTGCAGCGCCTGACTGCGGACAACTTCACAAAGGAATCCGGCATCACGGTCAATTACACGATCCTGCCGGAGAACGACGTCCGCGCGAAGATCAGCCAGGAGTTCTCGAGCCAGGCGGGCCAGTACGACGTAGCCTCCCTGTCCAACTACGAAATTCCGTTCTACTCCGCCAACGGCTGGCTGGCGCCGCTGGACAACGTGGCCAGTGACCCCGAGTTCGACCAGGACGACATCCTTCCCGCCTACACCGCTTCCCTGACCGGCGAAGATGGCAAGCTTTACGGCGAACCGTTCTACGGCGAGTCCTCCTTCATGATGTACCGCAAGGACATCCTGGAGGCAAAGGGCGTGACCATGCCGGAGAAGCCGACCTGGGACCAGGTAGCTCAAATTGCAGCCCAGGTTGATGGCGCTGAGCCGGGAATGAAGGGCATCTGCCTTCGCGGCCAGCCGGGCTGGGGACAGGTCTTCGCGCCGCTGACTACCGTGGTGAACACCTTCGGTGGCACCTGGTTCGACAAGGACTGGAACGCGAAGGTCAACGCCCCGGAATTCGTCGAAGCCACCAAGTTCTATGTGGACCTGGTCCGCAAGCACGGTGAAGCCGGCGCGGCGCAGGCCGGGTTCACCGAATGCCTGAACAACATGAGTCAGAGCAAGGTGGCCATGTGGTACGACGCTACTTCCGCAGCCGGCGCGCTGGAGGCCGAAGGATCGCCCGTGAAGGGCAAGATCGGCTATGCCCAGGCTCCGGTCAAGGTAACGGATTCCTCCGGTTGGCTCTGGACCTGGTCCTGGGGCGTGCAGGCAGCGTCGAAGAAGCAGGATGCAGCCGCCAAGTTCATCACCTGGGCCAGCTCGAAGGAATACGAAGAACTGGTTGCGTCGGAGCTGGGGTGGGCGAAAGTTCCGTCCGGCAAGCGCATCTCCACCTACGAGAACCCCGAGTTCCAGAAGGCCGCGCCGTTCTTCGAAGCTGAACGCACCGCCATCGAAAACGCGGACCCGAAGGACCCGGGCGTTCAGGAACGGCCTGTCGTGGGCATCCAGTTCGTCGGCATTCCCGAGTTCGCCGACCTCGGCACCACTGTCTCCCAGGGCATCAGCTCGGCCATAGCCGGACAGGGCACCGTGGAGGACGCACTGGCCAAGGGCCAGGAAGCCGCTCAGAAAATCGGCGACAAGTACAAGAAGTAACCACCCATCAATCGGATCTGTGGCCCGCCGTAAGGGCGGGCCACAGGACCGCAGGAGAACATGATGACTTCCGCAACAGCGCGCGTCGTCCGCAAAGGACATAGCGCCCCGAAACCTTCCAAAGACGCCAGGGCCCGTGAACGCGCCACGGCGTGGGCACGGCGCGCGCCGCTGCTGCCGGCCCTGATCTTCCTCATCATCGTCACGCAGCTTCCCTTTGCTGCCACCCTGATCATCTCCTTCATGAACTGGAACAGCCTGCGCCCGGACCAAACGGGATTCGCCGGTTTCAGCAATTACGTGGAGGTCCTCACCAACGCGGACCTGCGCCAGGCCATCTTCACCACCATCATCCTTACCGTCTCCGTGGTCCTGGCCAGCCTGCTCATCGGCCTGGTCCTGGCACTGCTGCTGGATAAGAAGTTCATCGGCCGCGGCCTGGCCCGCACCCTGCTGATCGCACCGTTCCTGGTGGTCCCGGTAGCCGCAGCACTGGTGTGGAAGCACGCCCTGCTGAACCCCACATACGGTCTGTTCAACGGAACCCTGACCTGGATCTGGTCGCTTTTCGGCAGTAACACTCCGCCGCAGCCGGACCTGCTGTCCCAAGCGCCCCTGATGGCCGTCATCCTCTCCCTGGTCTGGCAGTGGACACCGTTCATGATGCTCATCCTGCTGGCCGGCCTGCAGTCCCGTCCCATGGACACGGTGG
The window above is part of the Pseudarthrobacter sp. NS4 genome. Proteins encoded here:
- a CDS encoding ABC transporter substrate-binding protein — translated: MRSKMRAASLAAGALCIALSASACSGAGGGTTAGDQNSLNVLMVNNPQMEDLQRLTADNFTKESGITVNYTILPENDVRAKISQEFSSQAGQYDVASLSNYEIPFYSANGWLAPLDNVASDPEFDQDDILPAYTASLTGEDGKLYGEPFYGESSFMMYRKDILEAKGVTMPEKPTWDQVAQIAAQVDGAEPGMKGICLRGQPGWGQVFAPLTTVVNTFGGTWFDKDWNAKVNAPEFVEATKFYVDLVRKHGEAGAAQAGFTECLNNMSQSKVAMWYDATSAAGALEAEGSPVKGKIGYAQAPVKVTDSSGWLWTWSWGVQAASKKQDAAAKFITWASSKEYEELVASELGWAKVPSGKRISTYENPEFQKAAPFFEAERTAIENADPKDPGVQERPVVGIQFVGIPEFADLGTTVSQGISSAIAGQGTVEDALAKGQEAAQKIGDKYKK
- a CDS encoding AraC family transcriptional regulator; the protein is MAATDGATARLAERLLGLRANREVIPPDPNHSVRWHQHSYPSPVARWNYHPEYEIHLIRKGTGKFIVGDFIGTFEAGHVSLVGSGLPHDWVSDLEPGEVLENRDAVIQFEGNWVDQAASLVPEMAEVKPLLEQSARGIEFIGRSAREAATAIEAMGTSTGLERLQHLFALFRVLTRAPEEDRRYLAEEWFRPQLDARAAAVVDLVLEYVFSNHAGSVKLSEAAEMVGMQEASFSKYFRRATGQNFSDLVRKLRLAHARRLLETSDKPISDICYEVGFTNLSNFNRHFLNDMGETPRRYRQRVQN
- a CDS encoding carbohydrate ABC transporter permease, with the translated sequence MTSATARVVRKGHSAPKPSKDARARERATAWARRAPLLPALIFLIIVTQLPFAATLIISFMNWNSLRPDQTGFAGFSNYVEVLTNADLRQAIFTTIILTVSVVLASLLIGLVLALLLDKKFIGRGLARTLLIAPFLVVPVAAALVWKHALLNPTYGLFNGTLTWIWSLFGSNTPPQPDLLSQAPLMAVILSLVWQWTPFMMLILLAGLQSRPMDTVEAAQMDGASPWEIFRHLTLPHLRQYLELGGLLGAIYIVQNFDAVFTLTSGGLGTANLPYSIYQTFYFANEYGLASATGVVVVIGTIIVATFALRTVFSLFKKEAAR
- a CDS encoding Lrp/AsnC family transcriptional regulator produces the protein MSNQRALDGIDREIIAQLSKDGRLTNLELARRVGLTPAPCLRRVQRLEEDGAIAGYKAVIDPVAAGRGFCVIMSVEITMTNRQTVEEFETAVAALDEVTEVRRVYGVPDYIVRVDVADGNEYERFQTQKMTKLPGVHRIISHPMMKLIKSMDPAPGGNL
- a CDS encoding AzlC family ABC transporter permease; protein product: MSENQAQTALPGAGIDRGPAAVGDVRLAIRASLPAVLGALPMGLAFGVVVAQSPLDWWWGPVFATVIFAGSLEFLILGMVVAMAPLASIAATAFLVNFRHVFYALSFPLHRVHGRAAKVYSTFTLTDEAWALTSSPEANTLSRRRILATQACFQVAWVGGVTAGSLGGALIPGTVVGLDFALTAFFLVLGMDAYRIRKSVPVPLVALVCAVAGNLVFGEGMLVAAMTMFVVFLILRYPFRGRKR